From Plasmodium cynomolgi strain B DNA, chromosome 9, whole genome shotgun sequence:
aaaaaaaaaaagtaaaacttATATTTGTTGACCTTTTAGAAAACCATATATAGCACAATTTAAATGACCTAAAAGTATAGTTCCTTAAAATGTGCCATTAGtagggaaaaataagaaagatatatattcattaatgcttaaagatatatattaatatgtgTTTCGTTCAAACAGTGAAAATAATGCTCGTAGAAAGAGAGTCATCGCCCAtgataaagggaaaaaaaaagttgttaatTGAAGAGTTTAAAAAGGTTTAGTAATCATGTTATTGTTGTATCAAAGTAATTATCTGTAGACCAAAGCAAAGAAAACCTTCTTCTTATTTCTTATTCTTATTATACCGCATTTTGCCTCTATTGTAGACacacccattttttcccccgcagGTTTAACACAGTAATCTAAGTAGTAGAACTAGTGAAAAAGCCGAAGAAATAAGAAACAAATTTCCCCTTATATGTTTCCATAACATAAACACTAGGGGTCTGTACATAACTGCTCCGAAACCGCTGCAGAAGGTGTGCGTATAATTTTTGACAACAAAGGAATGAATCGTCTAAAAACCAATTAATTagttaattaattaatttttaatgacattcttattcttaaaaattgaaaaagcatattaaaatggatatgaaggaaaatatactgtttattattatattaataatcataaattaaaaaaggttatgattattataaaagtACATATTTGTTAAtgtgtttttattattaaagaaCATACTAGTATATTTGGGTCACGCATACAATTAAATCTATGAAATTNNNNNNNNNNNNNNNNNNNNNNNNNNNNNNNNNNNNNNNNNNNNNNNNNNNNNNNNNNNNNNNNNNNNNNNNNNNNNNNNNNNNNNNNNNNNNNNNNNNNNNNNNNNNNNNNNNNNNNNNNNNNNNNNNNNNNNNNNNNNNNNNNNNNNNNNNNNNNNNNNNNNNNNNNNNNNNNNNNNNNNNNNNNNNNNNNNNNNNNNNNNNNNNNNNNNNNNNNNNNNNNNNNNNNNNNNNNNNNNNNNNNNNNNNNNNNNNNNNNNNNNNNNNNNNNNNNNNNNNNNNNNNNNNNNNNNNNNNNNNNNNNNNNNNNNNNNNNNNNNNNNNNNNNNNNNNNNNNNNNNNNNNNNNNNNNNNNNNNNNNNNNNNNNNNNNNNNNNNNNNNNNNNNNNNNNNNNNNNNNNNNNNNNNNNNNNNNNNNNNNNNNNNNNNNNNNNNNNNNNNNNNNNNNNNNNNNNNNNNNNNNNNNNNNNNNNNNNNNNNNNNNNNNNNNNNNNNNNNNNNNNNNNNNNNNNNNNNNNNNNNNNNNNNNNNNNNNNNNNNNNNNNNNNNNNNNNNNNNNNNNNNNNNNNNNNNNNNNNNNtattataattaatattttctttaacttCAAACAATTAGTAAAGccatattttgcaaatatttataagtaattaaaaaagtcgaaaatttaaagaattttcatattaatttGACTtaatatttgtttattttataagagaataatttcttcttttttctgtaattCAAACTTTTATATCATTAATAAATTGATTCCATTCTTCCTCGGTTAGGCGTTTTCTAGAAAGTGTTGTGCATATTGAATtaatcacaaaaaatttaacttttttccAATAAGTCCAGTTTCTCCATTCTCGTTTTAAATATTCGTTTTCTTTAAGGATGAACCATTTCATAAGTTCTCTtctttgcatatttataataggATTGGTACGGTACCATTCTTTAGACTTaatcaattttaaaatttttgatgtTGTCATAAGTCCAAACGGTACGGAACCCCCTTCGTTGTTTTTCCAGTGATACATTAACCATTCTTTGATTTTCTTGTTTTGAAATTGCAACATATCTTTCGCaagaattttaaataaattgttATTAGTGTCgttcatccattttttcacttctgAATCAATTTGGGATTTTACTTCTGTTCTaaaccattttttccatttctcgTCGCTCCAATCTCGTTTTCTCAAACCTGTAGggtcttttccttttgttggAATTTGACTATATATTGACCATTTATCTTCAATTAAGTGAATCCAGCTAGACCAttctttatttgtttgttgcATCCATCTTTCTTTTGCCTTATTTAAGATCACTTCTAATCGTTCCCAATCGTCTTCTAAGCTTTGAGTGAATGTGATCCATTCTGTTGATTGTAAATCTTCCTTTGCATAATCTTCGGGTTTCAATGGATACACTGcagtttcttcttctacatATTCCTTTGGAATGTCTTGGTAGTCTACGTCGAGGATAGAAATAATTCCAGAGTCTAATTCGTCTTTCTTTGGTATTTCTAATTGCATATCTTCTTCCGATGGTATTACTAATTGTAATACTTCTTCCTCTATtggttcttcctcttcttcNNNNNNNNNNNNNNNNNNNNNNNNNNNNNNNNNNNNNNNNNNNNNNNNNNNNNNNNNNNNNNNNNNNNNNNNNNNNNNNNNNNNNNNNNNNNNNNNNNNNNNNNNNNNNNNNNNNNNNNNNNNNNNNNNNNNNNNNNNNNNNNNNNNNNNNNNNNNNNNNNNNNNNNNNNNNNNNNNNNNNNNNNNNNNNNNNNNNNNNNNNNNNNNNNNNNNNNNNNNNNNNNNNNNNNNNNNNNNNNNNNNNNNNNNNNNNNNNNNNNNNNNNNNNNNNNNNNNNNNNNNNNNNNNNNNNNNNNNNNNNNNNNNNNNNNNNNNNNNNNNNNNNNNNNNNNNNNNNNNNNNNNNNNNNNNNNNNNNNNNGTCTCTTCTGGAACTTCCTCTTCTACTACTTCTTGTGGTACCTCTACAGGTTTCTGTGGTTGTTGCTGTTTTTGCTCTAACATTCTTCTTGCTTCTGGATCCTTGAGGACTTGTTTGAATACATCTTCTTGTTTTTTAATGGCCTCATGTGTCAACACTCCATCTACAATGAGTGCAAATAATGCATCGTAGCTCATAGGACCTGCAGCTATCAAATCAGCCTTTGTATCTACTGgcacttttaatttttcctcctttggtTTTTCTTCCACTGGCTCTTTTGcctctacttcttcttcctcttcttctactGGCTCTTCTTCTTGTACCTCTTCCTCTACTGGCTCTCCTTCTACTTCTACTCCTTCTTCCACAGGCTTTTCTTCTTGtacctcttcctcttctactggttctccttcttgtggctcttcctcctctactggttctccttcttgtggctcttcctcctctacTGGCTCTCCTTCTTGtacctcttcctcctctacTGGCTCTACTTctactccttcttctcctgttGATTCTCCTAATTCGAAATCGTCCTCTGGAGTTGCCTCTAATTCTTCTGTTGgcacttctccttctgctggCTCTTCTTCCGTTGGTTCTCCTTCTACNNNNNNNNNNNNNNNNNNNNNNNNNNNNNNNNNNNNNNNNNNNNNNNNNNNNNNNNNNNNNNNNNNNNNNNNNNNNNNNNNNNNNNNNNNNNNNNNNNNNNNNNNNNNNNNNNNNNNNNNNNNNNNNNNNNNNNNNNNNNNNNNNNNNNNNNNNNNNNNNNNNNNNNNNNNNNNNNNNNNNNNNNNNNNNNNNNNNNNNNNNNNNNNNNNNNNNNNNNNNNNNNNNNNNNNNNNNNNNNNNNNNNNNNNNNNNNNNNNNNNNNNNNNNNNNNNNNNNNNNNNNNNNNNNNNNNNNNNNNNNNNNNNNNNNNNNNNNNNNNNNNNNNNNNNNNNNNNNNNNNNNNNNNNNNNNNNNNNNNNNNNNNNNNNNNNNNNNNNNNNNNNNNNNNNNNNNNNNNNNNNNNNNNNNNNNNNNNNNNNNNNNNNNNNNNNNNNNNNNNNNNNNNNNNNNNNNNNNNNNNNNNNNNNNNNNNNNNNNNNNNNNNNNNNNNNNNNNNNNNNNNNNNNNNNNNNNNNNNNNNNNNNNNNNNNNNNNNNNNNCATCTAATTCTTCTGCTGGTATTTGTATAGGTTCTTTCTTTGATGGTAATGCTACAACCTTTTCTGCATCAACATCCTTGAGGACATGCTTAAAGAATGGTACAAAGGATATAATATCTGTATATATTAAATCGTTATCTAGGATATCAACGAATAATGTTTCACCTTCTGTTGGAGCGACCATTGGTTTGACACCTTCAACAGGTTTCACTGCTTCTGCCGATTCGACGACTGATGGCACTGCTACTaatgcttctccttccccttctccttcttctgatGGTTCTTCCAATTGGAAGTCATCCTTTGGAGTTGCCTCTAACTCTTNNNNNNNNNNNNNNNNNNNNNNNNNNNNNNNNNNNNNNNNNNNNNNNNNNNNNNNNNNNNNNNNNNNNNNNNNNNNNNNNNNNNNNNNNNNNNNNNNNNNNNNNNNNNNNNNNNNNNNNNNNNNNNNNNNNNNNNNNNNNNNNNNNNNNNNNNNNNNNNNNNNNNNNNNNNNNNNNNNNNNNNNNNNNNNNNNNNNNNNNNNNNNNNNNNNNNNNNNNNNNNNNNNNNNNNNNNNNNNNNNNNNNNNNNNNNNNNNNNNNNNNNNNNNNNCCCTTCTGCAGTTTCGTCTAATGTGAAATCGTCCTCTGGAGTGGCGTCTAATTCTTCCTTTACTTCTGGagtttcttctgcttcttctccctctaCAGTTTCTTcggtttcttctccttctgcagtTTCTTCGGTTTCGTCTAATGCGAAATCATCCTCTGGGGTTGCATCTAactcttcttctccttctggaGTTTCTTCTGatacttctccttctgcagtTTCTTcggtttcttcttcctttacagtttcttctgtttcttctccttctgcagtTTCTTCGGTTTCGTCTAATGCGAAGTCATCCTCTGGAGTGGCATCTAATTCTTCCGTTGGTCCTTCCTCCGTTGGTGCTTCTTCCGTTGG
This genomic window contains:
- a CDS encoding tryptophan-rich antigen (Pv-fam-a;~putative), yielding MQLEIPKKDELDSGIISILDVDYQDIPKEYVEEETAVYPLKPEDYAKEDLQSTEWITFTQSLEDDWERLEVILNKAKERWMQQTNKEWSSWIHLIEDKWSIYSLRKRDWSDEKWKKWFRTEVKSQIDSEVKKWMNDTNNNLFKILAKDMLQFQNKKIKEWLMYHWKNNEGGSVPFGLMTTSKILKLIKSKEWYRTNPIINMQRRELMKWFILKENEYLKREWRNWTYWKKVKFFVINSICTTLSRKRLTEEEWNQFINDIKV